The following are from one region of the Roseobacter fucihabitans genome:
- the galE gene encoding UDP-glucose 4-epimerase GalE — protein MNNVLVTGGAGYIGSHACKALRAAGFTPVTFDNLITGWQDAVKFGPLEQGDLLDRARLDAVFAQYRPVAVMHFAALSQVGESMQDPGSYWRNNVSGSLTLIEAAVAAQCLNFVFSSTCATYGDQDNVVLDENSAQYPINAYGASKRAIEDILKDFEPAHGLRHVIFRYFNVAGADPEGEVGEFHRPETHLIPVLLDAIDGKRDALTIHGTDYPTPDGTCIRDYVHVCDLVDAHVLGLKWLLAGKASQVFNLGTGSGFSVREVMDHSREVTNRKVPFAEGPRRPGDCTKLVSGSTRAETDLGWRPERSTLKDMITDAWRWHQSGHYNR, from the coding sequence GTGAATAATGTATTGGTCACAGGCGGTGCCGGGTATATCGGATCGCATGCCTGTAAGGCGCTTAGAGCTGCCGGTTTTACACCGGTTACTTTTGATAATCTGATCACGGGTTGGCAGGATGCGGTGAAATTCGGTCCTCTCGAGCAGGGTGACTTGCTGGATCGGGCGCGTCTGGACGCGGTATTTGCGCAATATCGACCTGTGGCGGTCATGCATTTCGCAGCACTCAGCCAGGTCGGCGAGAGCATGCAGGATCCCGGCAGCTACTGGCGCAATAACGTGTCCGGTTCCCTGACGCTGATTGAGGCGGCCGTCGCGGCGCAATGTCTGAATTTCGTTTTTTCCTCTACTTGCGCCACTTATGGTGACCAGGACAACGTCGTCCTCGATGAAAACAGCGCGCAATATCCGATCAATGCTTATGGTGCGTCCAAACGCGCGATTGAGGATATTCTGAAGGATTTTGAGCCGGCGCACGGGTTGCGGCATGTCATTTTCCGTTATTTCAACGTGGCCGGCGCGGATCCCGAAGGGGAGGTCGGCGAATTCCACCGGCCGGAAACACATCTCATCCCCGTGCTGTTGGATGCAATAGACGGCAAGCGCGATGCTCTGACGATCCATGGCACCGACTATCCAACGCCCGACGGCACTTGTATTCGGGACTATGTGCACGTTTGTGATCTGGTGGATGCCCATGTGCTTGGTCTGAAATGGTTGCTGGCGGGCAAGGCAAGTCAGGTGTTTAACCTCGGCACAGGGTCGGGATTTTCGGTGCGCGAAGTCATGGACCATTCCCGGGAAGTGACCAACCGCAAAGTCCCCTTCGCGGAAGGCCCCCGCCGCCCCGGTGATTGCACCAAATTGGTATCCGGATCAACGCGGGCCGAAACGGATCTGGGCTGGCGGCCTGAACGTTCGACCCTGAAGGATATGATCACGGATGCATGGCGTTGGCACCAGAGCGGTCATTACAATCGGTAA
- a CDS encoding MFS transporter yields MISARKRIWGWYFFDWASQPYNTLLLTFIFGPYFAQTATASFIAGGMEIDAAKAQAQAYWGYGLTIAGICIALLAPLLGAVADHSGKRLPWIWFFSTLYVVGAGALWWTAPADFSVLWALFFFGLGLIGMEFATIFTNAYLPELHNDAGERGRISGSGWAFGYLGGVIALLLMLVFFQTGDTGRTIAGLTPPFGLDPETGATTRIVGPLAAFWFALFMIPFFLYTRDRPTPGALPGEFGNGLRGLMRTLQGLPRHPSLLAYLGSSMFYRDALNGLYTFGGIYALGVLNWSITEIGVFGILAATSGALFCWIGGRLDRRIGPKPIIVACCIVLILTSGLIISLTPTSVLGISLASGSPLPNIMFYVAGALIGAAGGVLQASSRNMMTHQADPERMTEAFGLYALSGKATSFIAPALIALATDLSGSQRLGVTPIAGLFIFGLILLLWVKPKGDFQI; encoded by the coding sequence ATGATCAGCGCGCGCAAACGCATCTGGGGGTGGTATTTTTTTGACTGGGCCAGCCAGCCTTACAACACATTGTTGCTCACCTTCATTTTCGGGCCCTATTTCGCACAAACCGCCACTGCGTCATTCATCGCCGGGGGCATGGAGATCGACGCCGCCAAGGCACAGGCGCAAGCCTATTGGGGATATGGTCTAACGATTGCGGGGATTTGCATCGCTTTGCTTGCGCCACTTCTTGGTGCGGTTGCGGACCACTCGGGCAAACGGCTCCCTTGGATCTGGTTTTTTTCCACGCTTTATGTCGTCGGCGCGGGCGCGCTTTGGTGGACGGCGCCTGCGGATTTCTCGGTGCTCTGGGCGCTGTTCTTTTTTGGTCTCGGTCTGATCGGGATGGAATTTGCGACGATTTTCACGAATGCCTACCTGCCCGAATTGCACAACGACGCGGGCGAACGCGGGCGCATTTCGGGATCTGGCTGGGCCTTCGGATATCTGGGTGGGGTGATTGCATTGCTTTTGATGCTGGTGTTTTTCCAAACAGGTGACACCGGGCGTACCATCGCAGGTCTGACGCCCCCTTTTGGCCTTGATCCTGAAACCGGCGCAACCACACGGATTGTCGGACCATTGGCTGCCTTTTGGTTTGCGCTCTTCATGATCCCGTTTTTCCTTTATACTCGGGATCGCCCGACGCCTGGCGCGCTTCCCGGTGAATTCGGCAATGGTCTGCGCGGTCTGATGCGCACGCTGCAAGGGTTGCCCCGGCACCCCTCGCTTCTGGCCTATCTCGGATCCTCGATGTTCTACCGTGACGCGCTGAACGGGCTTTATACATTTGGCGGCATTTACGCATTGGGCGTGTTGAATTGGTCCATCACCGAAATCGGTGTTTTTGGCATCTTGGCGGCGACCAGTGGTGCATTGTTTTGCTGGATTGGCGGACGCCTTGACCGGCGGATCGGCCCAAAACCGATAATCGTGGCGTGCTGTATCGTGCTGATCCTGACGTCAGGTCTGATCATCTCGCTGACCCCGACATCCGTTTTGGGCATCTCGCTTGCCTCCGGATCGCCACTTCCCAACATCATGTTCTATGTCGCGGGCGCTCTGATCGGGGCCGCCGGGGGCGTCTTGCAGGCATCGTCGCGCAATATGATGACTCATCAGGCCGACCCGGAACGCATGACCGAAGCCTTCGGCCTTTATGCGCTGTCGGGTAAGGCCACCTCCTTTATTGCGCCTGCGCTCATCGCGCTGGCCACCGATCTCAGCGGCAGTCAGCGGCTGGGCGTGACCCCTATCGCGGGGCTGTTCATTTTCGGTCTCATTCTGTTACTGTGGGTCAAGCCCAAAGGGGATTTCCAGATATGA
- the mepA gene encoding penicillin-insensitive murein endopeptidase, giving the protein MNLRTLVTIAALSVFVSACSDGTPTSQQQASVILPTIGTSGHSQASQPAKQLFGAKQTGSPAAPAAFGSYAKGCLAGSAKLAETGPTWQAMRLSRNRNWAHPETVDFVEKLSAKAARQPGWNGLYVGDLSQPRGGPMLSGHASHQIGLDADIWLRPADNLRLSASERENISSISMRRDRGAFVNGNWTPAHHEIIKAAASDPRVARIFIFPGAKVQMCNDAKGDRGWLRKVRPWYGHHYHFHVRLACPSGARGCVDQTPPPAGDGCADAQAWVNNILNPPPPDPNAAKPKPRREIILADLPAQCAAVLQ; this is encoded by the coding sequence ATGAACCTACGCACTCTTGTGACCATTGCCGCCCTGAGCGTTTTTGTTTCGGCATGTTCGGACGGCACGCCGACCTCCCAACAGCAAGCCTCGGTGATTTTGCCGACCATCGGCACATCTGGGCATTCCCAAGCCAGCCAGCCCGCCAAGCAACTGTTTGGCGCCAAACAGACCGGCTCACCCGCAGCACCCGCAGCCTTTGGCAGCTATGCCAAGGGGTGCTTGGCAGGCTCGGCAAAACTGGCGGAAACCGGCCCCACCTGGCAGGCGATGCGGCTGTCGCGCAACCGCAACTGGGCGCATCCGGAAACCGTGGATTTCGTCGAAAAGCTTAGTGCCAAGGCGGCGAGGCAACCGGGCTGGAACGGCCTTTATGTCGGGGATCTGAGCCAGCCGCGCGGTGGTCCGATGCTCTCGGGTCATGCCAGCCATCAGATCGGTCTGGACGCGGACATCTGGCTACGACCTGCCGATAATCTGAGACTCTCCGCGTCCGAGCGGGAAAACATCTCCTCCATTTCCATGCGGCGCGACCGAGGCGCATTCGTCAATGGCAACTGGACACCGGCGCATCACGAGATCATCAAGGCGGCCGCATCAGATCCCCGTGTTGCGCGTATTTTCATCTTTCCCGGTGCCAAGGTACAGATGTGCAATGACGCAAAAGGGGACCGTGGATGGTTGCGCAAGGTGCGCCCCTGGTATGGGCATCATTACCATTTTCACGTCCGTCTCGCCTGCCCAAGCGGTGCGCGCGGTTGTGTTGACCAAACGCCCCCGCCAGCAGGGGATGGTTGCGCGGATGCGCAGGCCTGGGTGAACAATATCCTGAACCCGCCGCCGCCCGATCCCAACGCTGCGAAACCCAAGCCCCGACGTGAGATCATTCTCGCGGACCTCCCCGCGCAATGCGCCGCAGTCTTGCAATAG
- a CDS encoding YggT family protein, with product MQSLFQILMLLLDVVWFFIIAHVIMSWLINFQVLNTQQQLVAQIWYMLNRILEPIYGPVRRILPQMGGIDLAPLAVLIGVMILRIVLINNQALFL from the coding sequence ATGCAATCCCTTTTTCAAATCCTGATGCTGTTATTGGATGTGGTGTGGTTTTTCATCATCGCCCATGTGATCATGAGCTGGTTGATCAATTTTCAGGTCCTGAACACACAACAGCAACTGGTCGCGCAGATCTGGTATATGCTGAACCGTATCCTGGAACCAATTTACGGGCCGGTGCGTCGCATCCTGCCACAGATGGGGGGTATCGATCTGGCACCTTTGGCAGTTCTGATTGGCGTGATGATCCTGCGGATCGTTCTGATCAACAATCAGGCATTGTTTCTGTAG
- a CDS encoding helix-turn-helix domain-containing protein: MGATYAQLSITERRKTERWRHARVPVNEMARVLKRYRATIYHDIKRNGYTNESMPEYAGYDGDAAHQMMARRHARERKLIKCRELCKDVIGG; the protein is encoded by the coding sequence ATGGGAGCTACTTACGCTCAACTTAGCATCACAGAACGGCGCAAAACTGAACGCTGGAGACACGCAAGGGTCCCTGTTAATGAGATGGCGCGTGTGTTGAAGCGCTATCGCGCGACGATCTATCATGACATTAAACGCAACGGATACACCAATGAAAGCATGCCCGAATATGCAGGTTACGACGGAGATGCAGCGCATCAGATGATGGCACGTCGCCATGCGCGGGAACGCAAGCTGATTAAATGCCGCGAACTGTGCAAAGACGTTATCGGTGGCTGA
- a CDS encoding esterase-like activity of phytase family protein yields the protein MRRSLAIAIITAVAVAPIIALYPPPAAINPADQIAQHVSTIKWDPGERWFGGFSGFELTPDGQRFYAVSDRGYLVHGTVTRAGQNITGLEITSAGPLIDSDGEILRDLRTDAEGLALDAAGRLYVSFEHAQRILRYDTLDSRASWPSYAPAWRALRANGGLEMVAVSPAGALFTIPEGVSRGAYEALVYRRMPGKDWEQPFTLPLTEEFSVVGGDFAQDGRLYILERKFTPYGFQNQIRRMNVTPTGVADIEIILQTPVRRHGNLEGLAAWTDTSGATRLTMVSDNNYLTFIDTQITEYSFTD from the coding sequence ATGCGCCGCAGTCTTGCAATAGCGATCATTACCGCTGTCGCGGTCGCCCCGATTATCGCACTCTATCCCCCGCCCGCGGCCATCAATCCCGCCGACCAAATTGCACAGCACGTCTCGACGATCAAATGGGATCCTGGCGAACGCTGGTTCGGGGGCTTTTCCGGCTTTGAACTCACGCCAGACGGCCAGCGGTTTTATGCGGTCAGCGATCGCGGTTATCTTGTTCACGGCACAGTGACGCGCGCGGGTCAGAACATCACGGGTCTGGAGATCACCAGCGCCGGGCCCCTGATCGATTCGGACGGTGAAATCCTGAGGGATTTGCGCACGGATGCAGAAGGGCTGGCGCTGGATGCGGCGGGTCGGTTGTATGTCTCCTTCGAGCACGCCCAACGCATCCTGCGCTATGATACTCTGGACAGCCGGGCGTCCTGGCCATCCTATGCACCGGCATGGCGGGCGCTGCGCGCAAACGGGGGGCTGGAGATGGTCGCCGTGTCGCCCGCGGGTGCATTGTTCACCATACCAGAAGGCGTGTCGCGGGGTGCCTATGAGGCACTGGTCTATCGCCGGATGCCGGGGAAGGACTGGGAGCAGCCTTTTACCCTCCCGCTCACGGAAGAGTTTTCGGTTGTCGGGGGGGATTTTGCGCAGGACGGGCGTCTTTACATTCTGGAGCGGAAATTCACCCCTTACGGCTTTCAAAATCAGATCCGGCGTATGAATGTGACACCAACGGGTGTTGCGGACATCGAGATCATCCTGCAAACCCCGGTCAGGCGTCACGGTAACCTCGAAGGGCTGGCGGCTTGGACCGATACCTCTGGTGCCACCCGCCTGACCATGGTCAGCGACAATAATTATCTGACCTTCATCGATACGCAAATCACCGAATATAGCTTTACGGATTGA
- a CDS encoding ribonuclease D, protein MIHQVYKNDLPDGLDLGPVVAIDCETMGLNPHRDRLCLVQLSGGDGKAHLVQIAKGQTQAPNLCALLENPEVLKLFHFGRFDIAAMLNAFGATTAPVYCTKIASRLVRTYTDRHGLAKLLQELLHIDISKQQQSSDWGAETLSDAQIDYAASDVLYLHQLRDALNVMLEREDRMEIAQACFDFLPMRARLDLTGWPDTDIFAHS, encoded by the coding sequence ATGATACATCAAGTTTACAAGAATGATCTTCCAGATGGTCTCGATCTCGGGCCTGTGGTGGCAATCGACTGCGAAACCATGGGCCTGAACCCGCACCGAGATCGGCTGTGCCTGGTGCAACTGTCCGGGGGCGATGGCAAGGCACATCTGGTGCAAATCGCCAAAGGCCAGACGCAGGCTCCCAACCTCTGCGCGCTGCTGGAAAACCCCGAGGTGCTCAAGCTGTTCCACTTTGGGCGCTTTGATATCGCAGCGATGCTGAATGCCTTCGGCGCAACAACGGCACCCGTCTATTGCACCAAAATCGCCAGCCGCCTGGTGCGCACCTATACAGACCGGCATGGTTTGGCAAAGCTGTTGCAGGAGTTGCTGCACATCGACATTTCGAAACAACAGCAATCCAGCGACTGGGGTGCGGAGACGCTCAGCGATGCACAGATCGACTATGCGGCCTCCGATGTCTTATATCTGCACCAACTGCGTGACGCACTGAATGTCATGCTGGAACGCGAAGACCGCATGGAAATCGCGCAGGCCTGTTTTGATTTTCTGCCAATGCGCGCCCGCCTTGATCTGACCGGTTGGCCCGATACGGACATCTTTGCACACTCATGA
- a CDS encoding queuosine precursor transporter, with the protein MNRTHLPGILAMAAIVVASNILVQFLFGQWLTWGAFTYPLAFLVTDIMNRVYGAQAARRVVLVGFSVGLICSLIGTQIVGEFGPLVTLRIALGSGIAFLSAQLLDVAVFSALRNGSWWRAPLASTLLGSTLDTAFFFTIAFSANLVFLEPGNDVSWAAEVLPILGFGPAAPLWVSLAIADWSVKLGLALLALIPFRLITARLNPAH; encoded by the coding sequence ATGAACCGCACCCACCTTCCCGGCATCCTTGCCATGGCCGCCATCGTCGTGGCCTCCAATATTCTCGTGCAATTCCTCTTTGGCCAATGGCTGACCTGGGGGGCTTTCACCTATCCGCTCGCCTTTCTGGTCACGGATATCATGAACCGGGTTTATGGCGCGCAGGCTGCGCGGCGCGTGGTTCTGGTCGGATTTAGTGTCGGGCTGATATGCTCGCTGATCGGCACACAGATCGTGGGTGAGTTCGGACCTCTGGTTACGCTGCGCATCGCCCTGGGATCGGGCATCGCGTTCCTGAGCGCACAATTGTTGGACGTTGCCGTGTTTTCCGCTTTGAGGAACGGAAGCTGGTGGCGCGCGCCGCTGGCATCAACCTTGCTCGGCAGCACGTTGGATACGGCATTTTTCTTTACCATCGCCTTTTCGGCCAACCTGGTATTCCTGGAACCGGGCAATGACGTCAGCTGGGCCGCTGAGGTTTTGCCCATACTCGGTTTCGGCCCTGCCGCGCCGCTTTGGGTTTCCTTGGCAATCGCGGATTGGTCGGTAAAATTGGGGTTGGCTTTGCTCGCTCTCATTCCGTTCCGGTTGATTACTGCGCGGCTCAACCCCGCGCATTAA
- the arfB gene encoding alternative ribosome rescue aminoacyl-tRNA hydrolase ArfB, producing the protein MILKVLKIDHKTAIQDWELSENFIRSSGPGGQNVNKVSSAVELRFEAARSPSLSEVVKVRLKRLAGRRWTTEGALVIQCDETRSQARNRDIARDRLAELIQKALVAPKRRIATKPTFGSKKRRLKAKKTRGDVKALRGRVDPDD; encoded by the coding sequence TTGATTTTAAAAGTGCTGAAAATCGATCATAAAACCGCCATCCAGGATTGGGAATTGAGCGAGAATTTTATACGCTCTTCCGGCCCTGGCGGCCAAAATGTGAATAAGGTGTCATCCGCCGTCGAACTTCGGTTTGAAGCCGCCAGATCGCCCTCTTTGAGCGAGGTCGTAAAGGTCCGCTTGAAGCGATTGGCTGGGCGACGCTGGACGACCGAAGGCGCATTGGTCATTCAGTGCGATGAAACCCGTAGCCAGGCCCGGAATCGCGATATTGCACGCGATCGGCTCGCCGAGTTGATCCAGAAAGCGCTTGTTGCACCGAAACGGAGGATTGCGACGAAACCTACATTTGGGTCAAAAAAGCGACGCTTGAAAGCAAAGAAGACGCGTGGCGACGTGAAAGCCCTGCGTGGTCGTGTAGATCCGGACGACTAA
- a CDS encoding SIS domain-containing protein — protein MSTPFLDTAQRVIRAEADALNTLADGLDARFAQAVDLLLDSKGRVIVTGIGKSGHIARKIAATMASTGTPAQFVHPAEASHGDLGMITSADVVLAISNSGEAPELANLVIYSRRFNIPLLGITSVETSSLGRECDVVLLLPRLGEACGTGVVPSTSTTMTLAVGDALAIALMEHRAFTPENFRDFHPGGKLGAQLSRVSDLMHSGADMPLVGLDTPMSDALIEISQKSFGVVGVTDEAGNLVGVITDGDLRRHMDGLLSLCARDVMTPSPVTIDPTALAQKAVGMMQARKITSLFVLESDGTKMPLGLIRIHDCLRVGLG, from the coding sequence ATGAGCACGCCCTTTCTTGATACCGCCCAGAGGGTGATCCGCGCAGAGGCTGACGCGTTGAACACGCTGGCTGACGGGCTTGATGCGCGGTTCGCGCAAGCCGTCGATCTGCTGCTCGACAGCAAGGGGCGCGTGATCGTCACCGGGATCGGCAAATCGGGACATATCGCGCGTAAAATCGCAGCCACCATGGCAAGCACCGGCACCCCTGCGCAATTTGTCCACCCGGCCGAGGCCAGCCATGGCGATCTGGGCATGATCACAAGTGCGGATGTCGTTCTCGCGATCTCCAATTCTGGCGAGGCTCCAGAGCTTGCTAATCTCGTGATCTATTCGCGCCGCTTCAACATTCCGCTGCTGGGGATCACCAGCGTCGAAACCTCCAGTCTGGGGCGTGAATGCGATGTCGTTTTATTGCTGCCCCGGTTGGGAGAAGCCTGTGGCACGGGCGTGGTGCCCTCGACCTCCACAACGATGACCCTTGCCGTTGGGGATGCTCTGGCGATTGCGCTGATGGAACATCGCGCCTTCACACCAGAAAATTTTCGCGATTTTCACCCCGGTGGCAAATTGGGCGCGCAACTCAGCCGCGTTTCCGACCTGATGCACTCCGGCGCGGATATGCCGCTGGTCGGACTGGACACACCGATGTCCGATGCCCTCATCGAGATCAGCCAGAAGAGCTTTGGTGTGGTTGGCGTCACGGATGAGGCGGGAAACCTCGTAGGGGTCATTACCGACGGGGATCTGCGTCGCCATATGGATGGGCTTTTGTCGCTCTGCGCCAGGGACGTCATGACGCCGTCTCCGGTCACGATTGACCCAACTGCGCTGGCGCAAAAAGCCGTTGGCATGATGCAGGCCCGCAAGATCACCAGCCTCTTTGTGCTGGAGAGCGACGGTACAAAAATGCCACTGGGGTTGATCCGCATTCACGACTGCCTGCGCGTGGGTCTGGGCTGA
- a CDS encoding glycosyltransferase family 2 protein produces MGLENVMHIPRVSIIMPAHNVEDFIGEAIGSIAAQAFSSFELIIVDDASTDGTAEVLRKAEELWPLRAEQLRIIHQANGGASSARNKGVAEAQGALLGFIDADDRWSPQTLAHLVAALDAFPESDIACPLYRRINEDGDEVNYLGERVDPRPLRHAETRQFNAGETLISTPAQSATGVIVRREAFLAGGGFDTALKSNNDVDCWLRILWTRQSMLVQCPQAVVDYRIRPAQITSDVRRMQRGHAQFLKNHQPLLRDIGLAARLRHLGLVRAYWALLAARHGDLGSALWYWFSAILLFPGLALPGTLGSSAAFAIAKAVLPTLFWQWISKLRRALKRKN; encoded by the coding sequence ATGGGATTGGAAAACGTGATGCATATCCCACGGGTTTCCATCATTATGCCGGCTCATAACGTTGAGGATTTCATCGGCGAGGCAATCGGCTCGATTGCGGCGCAAGCGTTTTCCTCCTTCGAGCTGATCATTGTGGATGATGCATCAACGGACGGCACCGCAGAAGTCCTGCGCAAAGCTGAAGAATTATGGCCCCTGCGCGCCGAACAGTTACGCATTATCCATCAGGCCAATGGCGGTGCGTCATCGGCCCGCAACAAGGGTGTTGCCGAGGCGCAAGGAGCCTTGCTGGGTTTCATCGACGCCGATGACCGCTGGTCGCCACAGACCCTGGCGCATCTGGTCGCCGCCTTGGATGCATTTCCCGAAAGTGACATCGCATGCCCTCTTTACCGGCGGATAAATGAAGACGGGGATGAGGTGAACTATCTGGGTGAAAGGGTCGATCCCCGACCCCTACGGCATGCCGAAACCAGGCAATTTAACGCGGGCGAAACCCTGATTTCCACTCCGGCACAAAGCGCAACCGGCGTGATCGTTCGGCGCGAGGCTTTCTTGGCGGGCGGGGGCTTTGACACGGCGCTCAAGTCAAACAACGATGTGGACTGTTGGCTGCGCATTCTCTGGACACGGCAATCGATGCTCGTCCAATGCCCGCAAGCCGTCGTTGATTACCGCATCAGACCGGCACAAATCACATCCGACGTTCGACGGATGCAAAGGGGTCACGCCCAGTTCCTCAAAAATCACCAGCCCTTACTGCGCGATATCGGCCTTGCCGCACGGCTACGGCATCTTGGTCTCGTGCGCGCCTATTGGGCGCTGCTTGCGGCCCGGCACGGCGATCTGGGAAGTGCGCTGTGGTATTGGTTCAGCGCGATCCTGCTGTTTCCAGGCCTTGCTTTGCCGGGCACGCTTGGCTCTAGCGCTGCCTTTGCGATCGCCAAAGCCGTGTTGCCGACCCTGTTCTGGCAATGGATCAGCAAACTGCGCAGGGCATTGAAGCGAAAGAATTGA
- a CDS encoding LptA/OstA family protein, giving the protein MLPFFWLSFATASLAQGTQVAFGTLQQDTTLPVEVTAENLSVDQATGTAIFTGNVVAAQGEMRLSSKRLLVVYREDTQGIERMEATGDVVLVSGPDAAESERADYNIDDGTIVMRGNVLLTQGPSALTADKMTVQLDSGTAQMAGSVKTILQTGEN; this is encoded by the coding sequence ATGCTCCCGTTCTTCTGGCTGTCATTTGCGACGGCCTCATTGGCGCAAGGCACGCAGGTTGCTTTTGGCACGCTGCAACAGGACACGACCTTACCCGTTGAAGTGACGGCCGAAAACCTGTCGGTCGATCAGGCCACCGGCACGGCGATTTTTACCGGCAATGTCGTCGCGGCACAGGGCGAGATGCGCTTGTCATCAAAGCGCCTGCTTGTCGTTTACCGCGAGGACACCCAAGGGATCGAGCGGATGGAGGCGACCGGCGACGTTGTGCTGGTTTCCGGGCCTGATGCCGCGGAATCAGAACGGGCAGATTACAATATCGACGACGGGACCATCGTGATGCGTGGCAATGTTCTGCTGACGCAAGGACCTTCGGCCCTGACCGCCGACAAAATGACCGTGCAACTGGACAGCGGCACAGCGCAGATGGCCGGATCCGTGAAGACAATTCTGCAGACTGGCGAAAATTGA
- the lptB gene encoding LPS export ABC transporter ATP-binding protein → MARPELTLKQGSAGLHVEHLRKSYRKKTVIRDFSMYLERGEVVALLGPNGSGKTTTFYAVAGLVTPEGGSVRIDGQDVTNLPMYRRARMGIGYLPQEMSIFRGLSVQDNISAILDITEADRHKRRERLEELLSEFSIEHLRRAPALALSGGERRRVEIARCLAAKPSYLLLDEPFAGVDPISVGDIRHLVSDLKKRGIGVLITDHNVRETLEIVDRAYILHEGRVLMSGTPDEVVQNENVRRVYLGENFKIS, encoded by the coding sequence ATGGCACGCCCCGAACTTACTTTGAAACAGGGATCTGCCGGTCTGCACGTCGAACACCTGCGCAAATCCTACCGTAAAAAGACCGTTATCCGGGATTTTTCGATGTACCTCGAACGCGGCGAGGTCGTGGCTTTGCTGGGTCCGAACGGATCGGGCAAGACCACCACATTTTACGCGGTTGCCGGGCTGGTCACACCGGAAGGCGGCAGCGTCCGCATCGACGGGCAGGATGTGACCAACCTGCCGATGTACCGACGCGCGCGCATGGGCATTGGCTATTTGCCACAGGAAATGAGCATTTTTCGTGGCCTCTCTGTTCAGGACAACATCAGCGCAATCCTCGATATTACAGAAGCGGATCGGCACAAACGCCGCGAACGGCTCGAAGAACTGCTGAGCGAATTTTCGATCGAACATCTGCGCCGCGCCCCGGCGCTGGCGCTATCGGGGGGCGAACGGCGGCGGGTGGAAATTGCCCGCTGTCTTGCTGCCAAGCCAAGCTATCTCCTGCTTGACGAGCCCTTCGCCGGGGTTGATCCGATTTCAGTAGGCGACATCCGTCATCTGGTGTCTGACCTCAAGAAACGCGGCATTGGCGTGCTGATCACGGATCACAACGTACGCGAGACCCTTGAGATCGTGGATCGCGCGTATATTTTGCATGAGGGACGGGTTTTAATGTCCGGCACACCGGACGAAGTCGTGCAGAACGAAAATGTGAGACGTGTTTATCTTGGCGAAAACTTTAAGATTTCGTAA